Proteins encoded in a region of the Candidatus Bathyarchaeota archaeon genome:
- a CDS encoding M55 family metallopeptidase, which yields MKALISVDLEGMPYVVIPGHFNLKGSLYSEARKIATKVSLTVAEELNKNGFNEIIIADSHGPMVNLLIDDLPEYVEIIRGFPRPICMLSGAEECDVACFLGYHAKSGTTKSTWDHTYSGGTIHRVQVNGIEVSEFLLNAYAAGDLNVPVILVAGEAQLLDDDVKQYTPWVETVALKHSLSRVAARSSSIIKIEKELREAVKRAVANFKQNRAAPLIAKKPVKIGIAFKASHHADIAELLPIVNRIDGFNVEYSAENVLEAYKIFELLVLAAVGTSSILKNLA from the coding sequence ATGAAGGCTTTGATTTCAGTTGATTTGGAAGGAATGCCTTATGTAGTCATCCCAGGTCATTTCAATCTTAAAGGTTCATTGTATAGCGAGGCAAGGAAGATCGCTACAAAAGTCTCACTTACTGTAGCTGAAGAGCTTAACAAAAACGGCTTCAACGAGATCATTATCGCTGACAGCCACGGACCTATGGTTAACCTTCTGATTGATGACTTGCCTGAATATGTGGAGATTATAAGGGGTTTTCCTAGACCAATATGCATGCTTTCTGGCGCAGAAGAATGTGATGTTGCTTGTTTTCTTGGGTACCATGCAAAATCTGGGACTACAAAATCCACATGGGACCACACCTACAGCGGCGGGACCATCCACAGGGTTCAAGTAAATGGGATTGAGGTAAGTGAATTCCTTTTAAATGCATACGCGGCAGGAGACTTGAATGTCCCTGTCATACTGGTTGCTGGTGAAGCCCAACTGCTAGATGATGACGTTAAGCAATACACACCATGGGTTGAAACTGTAGCCTTAAAGCACTCTTTGAGCAGGGTCGCGGCAAGAAGTTCCAGCATTATAAAAATCGAGAAAGAGTTAAGAGAAGCTGTTAAGCGAGCTGTAGCCAACTTTAAGCAAAACAGAGCAGCTCCATTAATAGCGAAAAAGCCAGTGAAAATTGGAATAGCTTTCAAGGCCAGCCACCATGCAGATATAGCAGAATTGCTGCCAATAGTCAATAGAATAGATGGATTCAACGTGGAATATTCTGCTGAGAATGTGCTTGAAGCATATAAGATATTCGAACTGTTAGTGCTTGCGGCTGTTGGAACGTCATCCATTCTCAAGAATCTCGCATAA